Proteins found in one Planococcus citri chromosome 2, ihPlaCitr1.1, whole genome shotgun sequence genomic segment:
- the LOC135837033 gene encoding uncharacterized protein LOC135837033 — translation MVLFSKLFFCASIPCYILGNPDVSLNPALDSLPAFNEKRELADVNESIEGDLLKYCSTEDKQKKYLKEKLIKAVMKNRRYQYEDSHKIKNLVKEKNEAQGMVCACLTRQALENVERFAFPPVLYNNDNLSRYAKWMLALHVYETPILDGIRELLRTAKLTYTAFASAADNVHSLISSDFAHPHLESYNLPQHQNEIQAFCSFLSKINPRKTLPADLLSDEPGEKVAVTLHKQAAELVCWAAFKYPTPITTPEFEYEICHASIDWFSATIIIRDVSEVDEPLIKKYLNTILDEDLFKGNVDNLKSERIPLQIWDKKDPSVAKKSGVFDLIFHLACKPFSELYLPAKSAKGDQKKLSTGDYYASEIRKRLSSGLGKTTLLLSSLTTYVRDVPEKYRPTTTTTTITQ, via the exons ATGGTTCTGTTtagcaaactttttttttgtgcatcAATACCATGCTACATTTTAGGTAATCCTGACGTTAGTTTGAACCCAGCACTTGATTCGCTACCTGCCTTTAATGAAAAACGTGAATTAGCTGAT GTAAACGAGTCAATTGAAGGTGATTTATTAAAGTACTGTTCCACCGAAGATAAACAGAAGaaatatttaaaagaaaagCTTATTAAAGCAGTAATGAAAAATCGTCGTTATCAGTATGAAGAT agtcacaaaataaaaaatctggtgaaagaaaaaaatgaggcaCAAGGAATGGTCTGCGCTTGTTTAACCAGGCAGGCTTTGGAAAACGTGGAAAGATTCGCATTCCCACCTGTCCTGTACAACAACGATAACTTAAGTCGCTATGCTAAATGGATGTTAGCACTACACGTATATGAAACTCCGATACTTGACGGAATCCGTGAACTACTTCGCACAGCGAAACTAACGTATACAGCCTTTGCCTCCGCTGCGGATAACGTACATTCCTTGATCTCTAGCGATTTCGCCCATCCGCACTTAGAATCGTATAATTTACCACAACATCAAAACGAAATTCAGGCCTTCTGCTCATTCCTAAGTAAGATAAATCCACGTAAAACTTTACCTGCAGATCTTTTGAGTGATGAACCAGGGGAAAAAGTGGCAGTCACATTACACAAACAAGCCGCAGAGTTGGTCTGTTGGGCAGCGTTCAAGTATCCCACACCGATTACTACCCCCGAATTTGAATACGAAATTTGTCATGCTTCAA TTGATTGGTTTTCTGCAACGATCATCATTCGAGATGTAAGCGAAGTCGATGAACCGTTAATAAAGAAATATTTAAATACG ATACTCGACGAGGACCTATTTAAAGGTAATGTGGACAACCTGAAATCTGAAAGGATACCTCTTCAAATATGGGATAAAAAAGATCCAAGTGTAGCGAAAAAATCAGGTGTCTTTGACTTGATTTTTCACCTTGCTTGTAAACCGTTTAGCGAACTTTATTTACCAGCAAAGAGCGCGAAAGGCGACCAAAAGAAGTTGAGCACCGGAGATTATTATGCAAGTGAG ATAAGAAAGCGATTATCAAGTGGACTCGGAAAGACGACCCTGCTGCTATCATCGCTCACAACATATGTACGTGATGTTCCGGAGAAGTATCGTCCTACAACCACAACCACCACAATAACACAGTAG